Proteins from a genomic interval of Kitasatospora kifunensis:
- a CDS encoding zinc-dependent metalloprotease: protein MSDLPFGFGVPPEEPDEGKDQGGKQDDQAGSGKSGDQPSQPSPFGFGANPFGAMFGMGGAGGQGEAGENPFAAMMGGLNPNDLGAAFQQLGQMLSFEGGPVNWQLAKDIARQSVVAEPAEGKQKDRSVSTAEHSAVAEAVRLAELWLDSVTEFPSSSASAAAWSRAEWIEATLPVWQELVDPVAERVGNAMGGVLPDEMQAMAGPLMGVMRSMGGAMFGTQIGQALGALAAEVLGSTDIGLPLAPAGKAALLPQNIAEFGEGLSVPADEVRLYLALREAAHQRLFAHVPWLRAHLFGAVEAYARGIKVDTSRMEELMGQLDLENPEAMQDALAGGLLQPEDTPEQKAALARLETALALVEGWVDAVVHAAAEPHLPQAGALRETLRRRRATGGPAEQTFATLVGLELRPRRLRDASRLWASLADARGIEGRDGLWEHPDMLPTASDLDDPDGFVHRGGAEQSEGGLDFDAITKLLGEAAGEGKETGTGTDTGKDTGAPEATEKNDQQKDDPSA from the coding sequence GTGAGCGACCTCCCCTTCGGATTCGGTGTCCCGCCCGAGGAGCCCGACGAGGGCAAGGATCAGGGCGGCAAGCAGGATGACCAGGCCGGTTCCGGCAAGTCCGGCGACCAGCCGTCGCAGCCGTCGCCCTTCGGTTTCGGTGCCAACCCGTTCGGCGCGATGTTCGGCATGGGCGGGGCCGGCGGTCAGGGCGAGGCGGGTGAGAATCCGTTCGCCGCGATGATGGGCGGGCTCAACCCCAACGATCTGGGCGCCGCCTTCCAGCAGCTCGGCCAGATGCTCTCCTTCGAGGGCGGCCCGGTGAACTGGCAGCTGGCCAAGGACATCGCGCGCCAGAGCGTGGTGGCCGAGCCGGCCGAGGGCAAGCAGAAGGACCGCTCGGTGAGCACCGCCGAGCACTCCGCGGTGGCCGAGGCGGTGCGGCTGGCCGAACTATGGCTGGATTCGGTCACCGAGTTCCCCTCCTCCTCGGCAAGTGCGGCGGCGTGGAGCCGGGCGGAGTGGATCGAGGCCACCCTGCCGGTCTGGCAGGAGCTGGTCGACCCGGTGGCCGAGCGGGTCGGCAACGCCATGGGCGGCGTGCTGCCCGACGAGATGCAGGCCATGGCCGGACCGCTGATGGGCGTGATGCGCTCGATGGGCGGGGCCATGTTCGGCACCCAGATCGGGCAGGCGCTGGGCGCGCTGGCCGCCGAGGTGCTCGGCTCGACCGACATCGGCCTGCCGCTGGCGCCGGCCGGCAAGGCCGCGCTGCTGCCGCAGAACATCGCCGAGTTCGGCGAGGGCCTGAGCGTGCCGGCCGACGAGGTGCGGCTCTACCTGGCCCTGCGCGAGGCCGCCCACCAGCGGCTCTTCGCCCACGTGCCGTGGCTGCGGGCGCACCTGTTCGGTGCCGTCGAGGCCTACGCCCGGGGGATCAAGGTCGACACCTCCCGGATGGAGGAGCTGATGGGCCAGCTCGACCTGGAGAACCCGGAGGCCATGCAGGACGCGCTGGCCGGCGGCCTGCTGCAGCCCGAGGACACCCCCGAGCAGAAGGCCGCGCTGGCCCGCCTGGAGACGGCGCTCGCGCTGGTCGAGGGCTGGGTCGACGCGGTGGTGCACGCGGCCGCCGAACCGCACCTGCCGCAGGCCGGCGCGCTGCGCGAGACGCTGCGCCGCCGCCGGGCCACCGGTGGCCCGGCCGAGCAGACCTTCGCCACCCTGGTCGGCCTCGAGCTGCGGCCGCGCCGCCTGCGCGACGCCTCGCGCCTGTGGGCCTCGCTGGCCGACGCGCGCGGCATCGAGGGGCGCGACGGGCTCTGGGAGCACCCCGACATGCTGCCGACCGCCAGCGACCTGGACGACCCGGACGGCTTCGTGCACCGCGGCGGCGCGGAGCAGAGCGAGGGCGGGCTGGACTTCGACGCGATCACCAAGCTGCTCGGCGAGGCGGCGGGCGAGGGCAAGGAGACCGGCACCGGCACGGACACCGGCAAGGACACCGGCGCGCCCGAGGCGACCGAGAAGAACGACCAGCAGAAGGACGACCCGAGCGCATGA
- a CDS encoding molybdenum cofactor biosynthesis protein MoaE has product MSENHDPIRLLAVRQTPLSLDEVYAAVGDDAAGGTAIFVGTVRDHDGGKSVAALEYSCHPSAEQEMRRIAEKVVADYPVRALAAVHRVGRLAITDSAVIVAVSCPHRGEAFAAARKLIDDLKHEVPIWKHQVFTDGEEEWVGAGSC; this is encoded by the coding sequence ATGTCCGAGAATCACGATCCCATCCGCCTGCTCGCCGTCCGTCAGACCCCGCTTTCGCTGGACGAGGTGTACGCGGCGGTCGGTGACGACGCTGCCGGCGGCACCGCGATCTTCGTCGGGACGGTCCGCGACCACGACGGCGGCAAGTCGGTGGCCGCGCTGGAGTACAGCTGCCATCCGAGCGCCGAGCAGGAGATGCGCCGGATCGCGGAGAAGGTCGTCGCCGACTATCCGGTCCGGGCGCTGGCCGCCGTGCACCGGGTCGGCCGGCTGGCGATCACCGACTCCGCCGTGATCGTCGCCGTCTCCTGCCCGCACCGGGGCGAGGCGTTCGCCGCCGCCCGCAAGCTGATCGACGATCTCAAGCACGAGGTGCCGATCTGGAAGCACCAGGTCTTCACCGACGGCGAGGAGGAGTGGGTCGGCGCCGGCTCCTGCTGA
- a CDS encoding ABC1 kinase family protein, with product MSDLPRKAVTRTARLAALPLGIAGRATLGLGKRIGGRSAEVVTAELQQATADQLFKVLGELKGGAMKFGQVLSVFEAALPEEVAGPYRAALTKLQDAAPPMPAASVHTALAQRLGRDWRANFRSFDDRPAAAASIGQVHRAVWQDGRQVAVKVQYPGAGEALLSDLGQLSRVAWLLGPLIPGLDIKPLITELRDRVTEELDYALEAQAQRVHAEEFTGDPDIVVPAVVAQADQVLVTEWLDGTPLAEVITGGTKAERDRAGHLLARFLFAGPARTGLLHADPHPGNFRLLKDDGPVGGWRLGVLDFGTVDRLPGGLPAPIGNALRMALAGDAVGVLDMLRGEGFVKPTIQLDPDAVLDYLRPIIEPAAVDDFHFTRAWMRAQAARIADPRSPAHNLGKQLNLPPDYLLIHRVTLSTIGVLCQLGAQAPFRAEMLDSLPGFAEQQP from the coding sequence GTGAGCGATCTTCCGCGTAAGGCTGTCACCCGCACCGCAAGGCTCGCCGCCCTGCCGTTGGGGATAGCTGGGCGCGCCACGCTCGGGTTGGGCAAGCGAATCGGCGGTCGATCGGCCGAGGTTGTCACCGCCGAGCTCCAGCAGGCCACCGCGGACCAGCTCTTCAAGGTCCTCGGGGAGCTGAAGGGCGGCGCGATGAAGTTCGGGCAGGTGCTCTCGGTCTTCGAGGCCGCGCTGCCCGAGGAGGTGGCCGGTCCCTACCGGGCAGCCCTGACGAAGCTTCAGGACGCCGCTCCGCCGATGCCGGCCGCCAGCGTGCACACGGCGCTGGCCCAGCGGCTCGGCCGGGACTGGCGGGCCAACTTCCGCAGCTTCGACGACCGTCCGGCCGCCGCGGCCTCGATCGGCCAGGTGCACCGGGCCGTCTGGCAGGACGGGCGACAGGTCGCGGTGAAGGTCCAGTACCCGGGCGCCGGCGAGGCGTTGCTCTCCGACCTGGGTCAACTCAGCCGGGTGGCTTGGCTGCTCGGGCCACTGATCCCCGGCCTGGACATCAAGCCGCTGATCACCGAGCTGCGCGACCGGGTCACCGAGGAGCTGGACTACGCCCTGGAGGCGCAGGCCCAGCGGGTGCACGCCGAGGAGTTCACCGGTGATCCGGACATCGTGGTGCCGGCCGTGGTCGCCCAGGCCGATCAGGTGTTGGTCACCGAGTGGCTGGACGGCACGCCGCTGGCCGAGGTGATCACCGGCGGCACCAAGGCCGAGCGCGACCGGGCCGGGCACCTGCTGGCCCGCTTCCTGTTCGCCGGCCCCGCCCGCACCGGACTGCTGCACGCCGACCCGCACCCCGGCAACTTCCGTCTGCTGAAGGACGACGGCCCGGTGGGCGGCTGGCGGCTCGGGGTGCTCGACTTCGGCACGGTCGACCGGCTCCCCGGCGGACTGCCCGCACCGATCGGAAACGCGCTGCGGATGGCGCTGGCCGGCGATGCGGTGGGCGTGCTGGACATGCTGCGGGGGGAGGGCTTCGTGAAACCCACCATCCAGCTCGACCCCGACGCGGTGCTGGACTACCTGCGCCCGATCATCGAGCCGGCCGCGGTGGACGACTTCCACTTCACCCGGGCCTGGATGCGCGCCCAGGCCGCCCGGATCGCCGACCCGCGTTCCCCCGCCCACAACCTCGGCAAGCAGCTCAACCTGCCCCCGGACTACCTGCTGATCCACCGGGTCACGCTGAGCACCATCGGTGTCCTGTGCCAACTCGGCGCCCAGGCACCGTTCCGCGCCGAGATGCTCGACTCGCTCCCCGGCTTCGCCGAGCAGCAGCCCTAG
- a CDS encoding SDR family oxidoreductase yields the protein MSSPPSDVRSGLTGGDQDQADHGSASPAYGGRPLTVAVTGAAGVLGERVTARLVQSPGVRKVLAIDDRRGETAGVQWRVLDIRDPAVAERLRGVDVVVHLAMDLNMESDPRARSAYNVRGAQTVLTAAAAAGVHRVVLCTSAMVYGALADNEVPLAEDGELRATEEASLVGDLLEIERLARRAPRAHPGLQVTVLRPAVVVGPGVDTVLTRHFEAPRLLVVAGSRPCWQFCHVDDLARALEYAVLGLVEGEVTVGCDGWLEQEEVEELSGIRRMELPASLALGTAARLHRLGLTPAPAGDLAYTMYPWVVSGSRLHEAGWRPHYSNEEVLAELLGQVAGKHAVAGRRLGGKEAATSLGAAGATVALVGTAALVRRARKRRRI from the coding sequence GTGAGTTCCCCGCCTTCGGACGTTCGCTCTGGGCTGACCGGAGGCGATCAGGACCAGGCGGACCATGGGTCCGCTTCCCCAGCCTACGGCGGACGGCCGCTGACCGTGGCCGTGACCGGTGCCGCCGGTGTCCTGGGCGAGCGGGTCACCGCCCGGCTGGTGCAGTCGCCGGGCGTGCGCAAGGTGCTGGCGATCGACGACCGGCGCGGTGAGACGGCCGGTGTGCAGTGGCGGGTGCTGGACATCCGGGACCCGGCGGTGGCCGAGCGGCTGCGCGGGGTGGACGTGGTGGTGCACCTGGCGATGGACCTGAACATGGAGTCCGACCCGCGAGCGCGCAGCGCGTACAACGTCCGCGGCGCGCAGACGGTGCTCACCGCCGCAGCGGCCGCCGGCGTGCACCGGGTGGTGCTCTGCACCTCGGCGATGGTCTACGGCGCGCTGGCGGACAACGAGGTGCCGCTGGCCGAGGACGGCGAGCTGCGGGCCACCGAGGAGGCCAGCCTGGTCGGCGACCTGTTGGAGATCGAGCGGCTGGCCCGGCGCGCCCCGCGCGCCCATCCGGGTCTGCAGGTCACCGTGCTGCGCCCGGCGGTGGTCGTGGGTCCCGGCGTGGACACCGTGTTGACCAGGCACTTCGAGGCGCCTCGGCTGCTGGTGGTGGCCGGTTCGCGGCCCTGCTGGCAGTTCTGCCACGTTGACGACCTGGCCCGGGCGCTGGAGTACGCGGTGCTCGGCCTGGTCGAGGGAGAGGTGACGGTCGGCTGCGACGGCTGGCTGGAGCAGGAGGAGGTCGAGGAGCTCTCCGGGATCCGCCGGATGGAGCTGCCCGCCTCGCTCGCGCTCGGCACCGCGGCCCGGCTGCACCGGCTCGGCCTGACCCCGGCACCGGCCGGCGACCTCGCGTACACGATGTATCCCTGGGTGGTGTCCGGCAGCCGGCTGCACGAGGCGGGCTGGCGGCCGCACTACAGCAACGAGGAGGTGCTGGCCGAGCTGCTCGGTCAGGTGGCCGGCAAGCACGCGGTGGCCGGGCGCCGGCTGGGCGGCAAGGAGGCCGCCACCAGCCTGGGCGCGGCGGGCGCGACGGTGGCCCTGGTGGGTACGGCGGCGTTGGTCCGCCGGGCCCGCAAGCGCCGCCGGATCTGA
- a CDS encoding ThiF family adenylyltransferase produces the protein MRPMLKPALSQAWRDRETLQFGTAPERAHVVDQADEQFCAFLGLLDGERDGPAVAAAAAGLGLSPSYVAQALRSLTETGLLEDALAVERALAELPPSRRELLGPDLASLSLLHPAPGAGAVALAHRAGLRVQVRGAGRVGAAVAAVLSAGGVGVVEVADQGRVLPADCAPGGIPAQEVGRPRVAAAREAVRRAAGLPSAAVVPAPRASPSPSPLPSPSALPSSVLAPPSAPASSLAPSSPVAQLAQGARAARSARAARAAQAAPTERPPDLVVIAPRDGSGAFAGDPAQAHTLMQAGVPHLYVGVIEHLGVVRPLVIPGASACGRCLAMTRTDQDAAWPRLLAQLTAEGPAKAREPACDGAVAAAVAGLAGLHALLLFDGVRPPSVDGWCEVSAIDGVVRRLRLPPHTECGCFWR, from the coding sequence ATGCGTCCCATGCTCAAGCCCGCGCTGTCCCAAGCCTGGCGCGACCGGGAAACCCTGCAATTCGGCACCGCCCCCGAGCGGGCCCACGTGGTGGACCAGGCCGATGAGCAGTTCTGCGCCTTTCTCGGCCTGCTCGACGGCGAGCGGGACGGACCAGCCGTGGCGGCGGCCGCAGCGGGCCTCGGCCTGAGCCCGTCCTACGTCGCCCAGGCGCTGCGGTCCCTGACCGAGACCGGGCTGCTGGAGGACGCGCTCGCCGTCGAGCGGGCACTGGCCGAGCTGCCGCCCAGCCGGCGCGAGCTGCTCGGCCCCGATCTCGCCTCGCTCTCGCTGCTGCATCCCGCGCCGGGCGCGGGAGCCGTGGCGCTGGCCCACCGGGCCGGGCTGCGGGTCCAGGTGCGGGGTGCGGGCCGGGTCGGCGCGGCCGTGGCGGCGGTGCTCTCGGCCGGCGGGGTCGGCGTGGTGGAGGTTGCGGACCAGGGCCGGGTGCTGCCCGCGGACTGCGCACCCGGCGGCATTCCGGCCCAGGAGGTGGGCCGTCCCCGAGTCGCGGCCGCGCGGGAGGCGGTGCGGCGTGCGGCCGGCCTGCCGAGCGCCGCGGTGGTGCCCGCGCCCCGGGCCTCCCCGTCGCCCTCCCCGCTCCCCTCTCCTTCCGCGCTCCCGTCCTCCGTTCTGGCCCCGCCCTCCGCTCCGGCCTCCTCCCTGGCCCCCTCCTCTCCTGTCGCACAGCTGGCCCAGGGCGCTCGGGCGGCGCGCAGTGCTCGGGCCGCCCGGGCCGCCCAGGCCGCGCCCACCGAGCGGCCACCCGACCTGGTGGTGATCGCGCCACGGGACGGCAGCGGTGCCTTCGCCGGCGATCCGGCGCAGGCGCACACCCTGATGCAAGCCGGCGTCCCCCACCTCTACGTCGGTGTGATCGAGCATCTGGGCGTGGTCAGGCCGCTGGTCATCCCCGGAGCCTCGGCCTGCGGCCGCTGCCTGGCCATGACCCGCACCGACCAGGACGCGGCCTGGCCCCGGCTGCTCGCCCAACTCACCGCCGAGGGGCCGGCCAAGGCGCGCGAGCCCGCCTGTGACGGAGCGGTGGCCGCGGCGGTGGCCGGGCTGGCCGGCCTGCACGCGCTGCTCCTGTTCGACGGAGTTCGGCCACCGAGCGTGGACGGCTGGTGCGAGGTCTCCGCCATCGACGGCGTGGTCCGCCGGCTGCGGCTGCCGCCGCACACCGAGTGCGGCTGCTTCTGGCGCTGA
- a CDS encoding WhiB family transcriptional regulator: MTPPLPSVPLTTPTQAAPAPFPPPEGSLMQITALDDAEALGAPIPCRSFDPEVFFAETPADVEYAKTLCGTCPVKEACLAGALDRREPWGVWGGELFVQGVVVARKRPRGRPRKTEVTA, translated from the coding sequence ATCACACCGCCCCTCCCGTCCGTACCGCTGACAACGCCGACCCAGGCCGCGCCCGCTCCATTCCCCCCTCCGGAAGGCTCTCTCATGCAGATCACCGCGCTCGACGACGCCGAGGCTCTTGGCGCCCCCATCCCGTGTCGCTCCTTCGACCCGGAGGTCTTCTTCGCCGAGACCCCGGCTGACGTCGAGTACGCGAAGACCCTCTGTGGCACCTGCCCGGTCAAGGAGGCCTGCCTGGCCGGTGCCCTCGACCGGCGCGAGCCGTGGGGCGTCTGGGGTGGCGAGCTGTTCGTCCAGGGCGTCGTGGTAGCCCGCAAGCGGCCGCGTGGCCGCCCGCGCAAGACCGAGGTCACGGCGTGA
- a CDS encoding NUDIX hydrolase has product MIHADAVHTLTSWTADESDQERLRGDYLAHLAEHQDGLWRSCRPAHITASAAVVDPAAGRILLTLHPKVGLWLQMGGHCEPGDHTLAAAALREATEESGIADLRLLTGADGRPVPVKLDRHQVRCGGKDQPESTHLDVQYVALAPAGARELISDESLDLRWFAFDELPELTDDSVRRLAELARELTA; this is encoded by the coding sequence ATGATCCACGCCGATGCCGTCCACACCCTGACCTCCTGGACGGCCGACGAGAGCGACCAGGAGCGGCTGCGCGGCGACTACCTGGCCCACCTGGCGGAGCATCAGGACGGCCTGTGGCGCTCGTGCCGGCCCGCGCACATCACGGCCAGCGCCGCCGTCGTCGACCCGGCGGCGGGGCGGATCCTGCTGACCCTGCACCCGAAGGTCGGGCTCTGGCTGCAGATGGGCGGGCACTGCGAGCCCGGCGACCACACGCTCGCGGCGGCCGCCCTGCGCGAGGCCACCGAGGAGTCCGGCATCGCCGACCTGCGGCTGCTGACCGGAGCGGACGGACGTCCGGTGCCGGTCAAGCTGGACCGGCACCAGGTGCGCTGCGGCGGCAAGGACCAGCCGGAGAGCACCCACCTGGACGTGCAGTACGTCGCGCTGGCCCCGGCCGGCGCGCGCGAGCTGATCAGCGATGAGTCACTCGACCTGCGCTGGTTCGCCTTCGACGAGCTGCCGGAGCTGACCGACGACTCGGTGCGGCGACTGGCCGAGCTGGCGCGCGAGCTGACGGCCTGA
- a CDS encoding M48 metallopeptidase family protein gives MAAERDSQPSASPRRARAAAGSGVATPGTRGRPDTAHPSPGADPTPGGQHGPVEVRRSARRSRTVSAYREGDRTIVLIPARMSMAEEQRWVAQMLDRLAAQESRRTLGDDALAERADRLSAGYLDGRARPDQVRWVTNQNSRWGSCTPSERTIRLSHRLQGMPEYVLDYVLLHELAHLLVPDHGPRFWALLEAYPRTERARGYLEGVASAARLPHIPGARAPGMPDEAPEPGEVCG, from the coding sequence ATGGCAGCCGAACGGGACTCCCAGCCCTCGGCGTCGCCTCGGCGTGCCCGTGCAGCGGCCGGGTCGGGAGTCGCGACGCCCGGTACACGCGGGCGGCCAGACACGGCGCATCCGAGCCCAGGGGCAGACCCCACCCCGGGTGGCCAGCACGGCCCGGTCGAGGTCCGTCGCAGTGCCCGCCGCAGCCGTACCGTCTCCGCCTACCGCGAGGGCGATCGCACGATCGTGCTGATCCCGGCCCGGATGTCGATGGCCGAGGAGCAGCGCTGGGTGGCCCAGATGCTGGACCGGTTGGCCGCCCAGGAGAGCCGACGCACCCTGGGTGACGACGCGCTGGCCGAGCGGGCCGACCGGCTCTCCGCCGGCTACCTCGACGGCCGGGCCCGGCCCGACCAGGTCCGCTGGGTCACCAACCAGAACTCCCGCTGGGGCTCCTGCACCCCCAGCGAACGCACCATCCGGCTCTCCCACCGCCTGCAGGGCATGCCGGAGTACGTGCTGGACTACGTGCTGCTGCACGAGCTGGCGCACCTGCTGGTCCCGGACCACGGCCCGCGCTTCTGGGCGCTGCTGGAGGCCTACCCGCGCACCGAGCGGGCCCGCGGCTACCTGGAGGGCGTGGCCTCCGCCGCCCGCCTGCCGCACATCCCGGGCGCTCGCGCGCCCGGGATGCCCGACGAGGCGCCCGAACCGGGCGAGGTCTGCGGCTGA